From the Yoonia rosea genome, the window GCGCCTGCGGTGTGATGTCTTCAAAGGCCAGCGCATGATCGTTTTCATAGACGGTCTTGTTGGGGATTTCTCCACGCAGGATTTTGGCAAAGATATTCTGATCGTCGTAGGCGTATTCCATAGGTATCCTCAATCAACAAAAAGATGGGGGGTCTCGGCAAGCATGCGTGCCACATCCGGCGACACGCTCAGAAACTGTGCGAGTGCTGCTGCATTTTCGTCCGTCGTCGCGGTTTCCTTGATGCGGCTGGCATTCACAAACTGTGCATCGCGAATGGCTTCGCGTTCATAGACCATGTCATGGCGAATGGTTGGCAAAAGGCGCGCAAACGTCGCTTCACTGGTCTGTGGACCAGCAAGCCCCACCCGCATCGCATGACCGACCAGATATTCATCATCAAAAGCACACTCGATCTCCAGCAGGCGCACAGTGGCGCGGTCGGTGTAGAAATCGGTAATCAGATCAAGGCTGGATGTATCAAGACAGATCACCAAACGGTCGCTGTCGAAATGATCGAAAATCAGACGCATCAAAGCGCGCCGGTGCCGTCCGCGTTTCTGCAACGACGTCTCGATGCCGCCAAGGTCCGGTAACAGGGTTTCGTCTTCGTTAAAAAGATACTCCAGGGCCGGCACATTGGTGTGATGCTGGATTGCGGCCACAAGTCGCTTGGCGACGTGCCATTTCTTGCAGGCGATAATCATCAACTCGCGACTGCGCCCCAATGTCGTTTCATTCTCCCAGAACCGTGGCGCAAAGCGTCGCCCCACACGGCCACGACCTGACAGAAACTGAAACAAGCTGCGCCCTTCGTCGGAAATCACAAAATCCATCCGGTCGCTGGCGTAGAGCGTACCAAGCTGGCTGCGCAGGTCTTCTGCCTCGGGGCTGATCTTGCGCGCAAAAAGCGACCCTTGCCCCAAAAGCAGCTCGTAATGATCGTTATAGAAGGTCACCGGCATGCCGTAGTCTGTGAACATCAGAAACGTCAGTGTGCGATTCTCGATCTCGCGGGCAGGCACAAGGTGGCGTACGAGGGTCTGAAAGAACGTCTCATCGGGGATCCAGGTTGTGCGAAAAAAGCGCATCACATCACGGCGGGCATAGGCGAACTCCAGGATCGCCTCGATAGTTTGACGGCGCAGACACCACCATTGGCTGCCAATCATGATCTGCAAATCCTCTGGGATTTTGCGCGTCATCCTGAAACGCTTTTGCAGCTCTAGCGCGGTATAGAACCGGCGCTTCTGCGTCCGCTCGTTAAAGAAATGGCGATAGACCAGTCGTTCCTCGCGAAAGCCGGTCTTGATCCAGTTGCTGTCAAAGAAATCATGGCTTTCGATGTAGTCCACATCATGTGCATCCAGTAGCTCATAGGCAAATTTCGCAGATTTGATGGGCATGCAATCGCCCGAAACCATGTAGAAATGCGTCGCCCGCGGAAAGGCTGTGACAGCGGCCTCTACGGCATGCAGCGTGGCTTGCACCAGGCTCCACTCGCCCCATCCGCATTTCACGCGACGTTTGGCAAAGGCCACATTCTCGTTTCCAGCCAACGCCGCTTTGATTTCGCTGAAATCAGATGCAGCCGCAGAAGCATCAAAATGAATCGCAATATAGTCACCCGCTGCCGTCAACTGCTCTGCCTGCTGGATAATCGCCGCAGGATTCTTGTGACACAGCAAAATAAAGGCGACACGTGCCATATTTTCTTTCGATCCTCTTTCACAAGTCGTGTTCAAATCTGTCATAACGCGAACAGACATTGAAGTTACAGGCTTTCTTTGCTTTGAAAGAGCACAGTAATCGAAAAGGAATTCTGCGTGGCGAATTTTCCCGGAACCTGGATGACCGAGAGCGAAAGCGTGGTTTACCGCGTGGTGCCTAAATGTGCCTGCTCAACCATTGGCCAGATCATGTACTATTCCGACCACGGCGCGTTCTTTGACGGTGACATCCATGATGCCAAGACAGGCATCCATAAATGGGCTCTGGACGACAGCAAGCCGCTGATTGAGCGGAACGTGGCGGCGCACCAAAGCTACGCGTTTACCTGTGTGCGCAATCCCTACACGCGCATTCTGTCGTCTTTCTTTGACAAGATTTGCGGCGTGCAGCGCAACGGCAAATACTATCGCGGCAATCTGGTGCCACTACTGATCCAGAAATACGGGATCGAGGTAGGCGACCCTGAAAGCGGCTTTGAATTCGACCAGATCAAAAGCTTCCGGCGCTTCCTTTTGTTCGCGCGCGATACCATCCGCTGGCGGCGCCCGATGGAGCCGGACATCCACTGGTCGGCCATGTCCGGTCACATCTCGACTTTTATCGTGAACGGCGGGCGCTACGACAGCATCTTCTGGACCGAGAAATTCAATGACGGGATGCAGCAGGTGCTGGACGGTATCGAAACCAAACACCCCGTCGATCTGGCGCAGATTCCGCGCTTTAACGAAAGCGAAGGACACGGCCCCAAACGTGCCCATCCTGTCGAGGATTACTTCGACGATCTGTCCATGCATATCGTCTATGAGGTCTACAAAAAGGACTTTCGTATCTTCAAATATGATTTCGAAAATCCCGCCAACAAGATGCCCATTGGCGAGATTGATATCGATGAGGTTCACGCCAAACTTGGCTAACACTCGACATTTGCGCCGCACGGCCTAACTCGTTGATCGTAAAGCCGAAGGATGTGGTCTTATGTCGGTCGTATTGATCCTGGGCAGTGGCCCGAATGTCGTAAAATGCCGTGAGTGGCCGCGTGATCCTTTTGACCGGATCGTGGCGATCAATAACGCCTGGGCCGTGCGCCCTGATTGGGATGATCTGATCCACCCTGACGACTTTCCTGTCGAGCGCATGCCGGTGGATATGTCCGCGGGTCAGCGGATCATTCGTGCGACAGAGTATGTGCCGCTCCAAAATACATTGGGTGGTTTTGTTTATGCCGGTGGCACGATGGCCTTTACTGCTTCCTACTGGGCTTTGGCTGCGCTCAAGCCACGGGTTATCGCCGTCTTGGGCTGCGACATGGTTTACGACGACGCGAGCAAAACCCATTTCTATGGCAAAGGCACAGCCGACCCCTTGCGCACAGATGTTTCTCTGCGCTCTCTTGAGGCAAAGTCTGCACGCCTGATGGCTCTGGCCGCACGCCAAGGCTGCGCGATGCTGAATTTGTCGACTGATGAAAGCAGGCTGGTATTTCCGCGCGCCACACCTGAGACCGCGGCAGATGCTAAACCACTGTCACCAAATGAAGCGGTCATAGACGCCGCTTTGGCCGAAGAGGAACGTTTGGGGTATTACGTCCCCTCTGGCAAATACTGGAAAGAGGAAAGCCGCTTTA encodes:
- a CDS encoding sulfotransferase family protein gives rise to the protein MTESESVVYRVVPKCACSTIGQIMYYSDHGAFFDGDIHDAKTGIHKWALDDSKPLIERNVAAHQSYAFTCVRNPYTRILSSFFDKICGVQRNGKYYRGNLVPLLIQKYGIEVGDPESGFEFDQIKSFRRFLLFARDTIRWRRPMEPDIHWSAMSGHISTFIVNGGRYDSIFWTEKFNDGMQQVLDGIETKHPVDLAQIPRFNESEGHGPKRAHPVEDYFDDLSMHIVYEVYKKDFRIFKYDFENPANKMPIGEIDIDEVHAKLG
- a CDS encoding DUF5928 domain-containing protein, which produces MARVAFILLCHKNPAAIIQQAEQLTAAGDYIAIHFDASAAASDFSEIKAALAGNENVAFAKRRVKCGWGEWSLVQATLHAVEAAVTAFPRATHFYMVSGDCMPIKSAKFAYELLDAHDVDYIESHDFFDSNWIKTGFREERLVYRHFFNERTQKRRFYTALELQKRFRMTRKIPEDLQIMIGSQWWCLRRQTIEAILEFAYARRDVMRFFRTTWIPDETFFQTLVRHLVPAREIENRTLTFLMFTDYGMPVTFYNDHYELLLGQGSLFARKISPEAEDLRSQLGTLYASDRMDFVISDEGRSLFQFLSGRGRVGRRFAPRFWENETTLGRSRELMIIACKKWHVAKRLVAAIQHHTNVPALEYLFNEDETLLPDLGGIETSLQKRGRHRRALMRLIFDHFDSDRLVICLDTSSLDLITDFYTDRATVRLLEIECAFDDEYLVGHAMRVGLAGPQTSEATFARLLPTIRHDMVYEREAIRDAQFVNASRIKETATTDENAAALAQFLSVSPDVARMLAETPHLFVD